One window of the Betta splendens chromosome 21, fBetSpl5.4, whole genome shotgun sequence genome contains the following:
- the LOC114847114 gene encoding UDP-glucuronosyltransferase-like, which yields MSGGVWFPTLGLVAWLCFLGPVQGGKVLVVPVDGSHWLSMKIVVKELVRRGHDALVLVPESSMLIHGSENYRTEVFPVPYTQDDLDQIFNKMKDGVFVKNTGIRELYESVYHFAHFLSLQVDGCDRLLSNKSLMTRLKDEGFDLVLTDPFLPCGSMLSHAFSIPAVYFLHGLPCELHLEAIQCPSPLSYVPVFFSENTDVMTFPQRVKNMLMSLVMSNMCKLIYRDFDTLVRKHSGGITTYQELMSHGAIWLLRSDFAFDWPRPIMSNIVFIGGINCAKTAPLPADLEAFVDGSGDDGFIIFTLGSMVSKMPEDKAKEFFDAFKQLPQRVLWRFDGVPPTDVPKNIKLLKWLPQNDLLGHPKAKVIITHGGSHSIYEAICNAVPMLVFPLFGDQLDNVHRMLSRGVAEKLTAHDVTTEKVLTAVNKLVNDKRYKENMVKLSAAHLDRPVEPLESAVFWTEFVIRHKGAPHLRVAAHDLNWIQYHSLDVIGFLLIIVLSVVFVTVKCCLSCIRKCCRSSKRKSD from the exons ATGAGTGGAGGGGTGTGGTTTCCTACACTGGGGCTTGTGGCCTGGCTGTGCTTCCTGGGGCCCGTCCAGGGGGGGAAGGTTCTGGTTGTGCCTGTGGATGGGAGTCACTGGCTCAGCATGAAGATAGTGGTGAAGGAACTCGTCCGCCGGGGCCATGACGCCTTGGTGCTGGTACCTGAAAGCAGCATGTTGATTCATGGCTCAGAGAACTACAGGACTGAGGTCTTCCCAGTGCCATACACCCAGGATGATCTGGATCAGATCTTTAACAAGATGAAGGATGGCGTATTCGTTAAGAATACAGGAATCAGAGAACTTTACGAAAGCGTCTACCATTTTGCTCACTTTCTTTCACTTCAAGTGGACGGTTGTGACAGACTGCTGAGCAACAAGTCTCTGATGACGCGACTGAAGGACGAGGGCTTCGACCTGGTGCTCACGGACCCCTTCCTTCCCTGTGGCTCCATGCTGTCTCATGCCTTTTCCATCCCAGCTGTGTATTTCCTGCACGGACTTCCATGCGAACTGCATCTGGAGGCCATCCAGTGTCCGTCTCCTCTTTCTTACGTTCCTGTGTTCTTCTCTGAAAACACAGACGTCATGACTTTCCCACAGCGAGTCAAAAATATGCTCATGTCTTTAGTAATGTCCAACATGTGCAAATTAATCTATCGTGACTTTGATACGCTGGTCAGAAAACATTCCGGCGGCATCACAACCTACCAGGAGCTCATGAGCCACGGCGCTATCTGGCTCCTCAGAAGCGACTTCGCCTTTGATTGGCCCAGACCGATCATGTCCAACATAGTTTTCATTGGAGGCATCAACTGCGCAAAGACAGCGCCTCTTCCAGCG gaCCTGGAAGCGTTTGTTGATGGTTCAGGAGACGACGGTTTTATTATCTTTACTTTGGGTTCAATGGTGTCCAAGATGCCTGAGGACAAAGCTAAAGAATTCTTTGACGCCTTTAAGCAACTTCCTCAAAGG GTTCTGTGGCGATTCGACGGAGTCCCACCCACAGATGTTCCCAAGAACATCAAACTTTTGAAGTGGCTGCCTCAGAACGACCTGCTAG GCCACCCCAAGGCTAAAGTCATCATCACCCATGGAGGTAGTCATAGCATATACGAGGCCATCTGTAACGCTGTGCCCATGCTGGTGTTCCCGCTGTTTGGGGATCAGTTAGACAACGTACATCGCATGTTGAGCCGAGGGGTGGCTGAGAAACTCACCGCTCATGACGTGACCACTGAGAAAGTACTGACTGCAGTCAACAAACTTGTCAATGATAAAAG ATACAAAGAGAATATGGTGAAGTTGTCTGCCGCCCATCTGGACCGTCCTGTCGAGCCTTTGGAGTCTGCTGTTTTCTGGACTGAGTTTGTCATCAGACACAAAGGAGCTCCGCATCTAAGAGTAGCTGCACATGACTTGAACTGGATCCAGTATCACAGCCTGGATGTCATTGGATTCTTATTAATTATTGTCttaagtgttgtttttgtgacagtAAAGTGCTGTTTGTCCTGCATCAGGAAGTGCTGCAGAAGCTCAAAAAGAAAATCAGACTAG
- the LOC114847117 gene encoding granzyme B-like codes for MRHMFCIILVLQLFTLPGAAESSIVGGKESKPHSRPYMASLQFQGFHSCGGILIRKDFVLTAAHCNQSQQEMTVVLGAHNIKKEEKSQQKIQVAQYHIHPKFDGKFKYDIMLLKLKQNAKLNKYVKPIELPKKDGKIPANIKCTVAGWGQTGANKPPSNVLRETTEKLQFSFECKNIWGEYFSSDHMICAKFNKTTGGVFKGDSGGPLLCNAMPQGIVAFFENCNDPIFPNVFTKISFFLPWIKEIMQK; via the exons ATGAGACACATGTTCTGCATTATACTGGTCCTTCAGCTCTTCACCCTCCCAG GggctgctgaaagcagcataGTAGGTGGTAAGGAGTCAAAGCCTCATTCCAGGCCCTACATGGCATCGCTCCAGTTCCAGGGATTCCATTCATGTGGAGGGATACTTATTCGCAAGGACTTTGTCCTCACGGCAGCACACTGTAATCA AAGTCAGCAGGAAATGACTGTGGTACTTGGAGCACATAacataaaaaaggaagaaaaaagtcAGCAGAAGATTCAGGTGGCTCAATACCACATACACCCCAAGTTTGATGGAAAATTCAAATATGACATCATGCTACTTAAG TTAAAACAAAATGCTAAACTGAACAAATACGTGAAGCCCATTGAACTACCCAAGAAGGATGGAAAGATACCAGCAAACATTAAATGCACGGTTGCCGGCTGGGGCCAAACTGGAGCCAACAAGCCTCCTTCAAACGTTCTGAGGGAAACCACGGAGAAGCTGCAATTCAGCTTCGAGTGCAAGAATATATGGGGAGAATACTTCAGCTCTGATCACATGATTTGTGCCAAGTTTAACAAAACGACAGGAGGGGTCTTCAAG GGAGATTCTGGGGGACCTCTCCTCTGCAACGCCATGCCTCAGGGCATAGTAGCCTTCTTTGAGAATTGCAATGACCCAATATTTCCCAATGTCTTCACCAAAATTTCATTCTTTCTTCCCTGGATTAAAGAAATTATGCAAAAATAG
- the LOC114847116 gene encoding granzyme B-like produces the protein MNHMFCIVLVLQLFTLTGAVGSGIVGGKESKPHSRPYMASLQFQGFHSCGGILIRKDFVVTAAHCNQSQQEMTVVLGAHDISKEEKSQQRIQVARYYTHPNYKAFDYDIMLLKLKQHAKLNKYVKPIELPKKDGKIPANIKCTVAGWGQTGANKPPSNVLRETTEKLQFSMECKNIWKQYFNSDHMICTKFKKTTGGVCQGDSGGPLICNTKPQGLTAYTLQKDCSNPKYPHVFTKIHFFLPWIKKIMKV, from the exons ATGAACCACATGTTCTGCATTGTGCTGGTCCTTCAACTCTTCACCCTCACAG GGGCTGTTGGAAGCGGCATAGTAGGTGGTAAGGAGTCAAAGCCTCATTCCAGGCCCTACATGGCATCGCTCCAGTTCCAGGGATTCCATTCATGTGGAGGGATACTTATTCGCAAGGATTTTGTCGTCACGGCAGCACACTGTAATCA AAGTCAGCAGGAGATGACTGTGGTACTCGGAGCACATGACAtaagcaaagaagaaaaaagtcaGCAACGCATCCAAGTGGCTCGTTACTATACACACCCAAACTACAAAGCTTTCGATTATGACATCATGCTCCTTAAG TTAAAACAACATGCTAAACTGAACAAATACGTGAAGCCCATTGAACTACCCAAGAAGGATGGAAAGATACCAGCAAACATTAAATGCACGGTTGCCGGCTGGGGCCAAACTGGAGCCAACAAGCCTCCTTCAAACGTTCTGAGGGAAACCACAGAGAAGCTGCAATTCAGCATGGAGTGCAAGAATATATGGAAACAATACTTCAACTCTGATCACATGATTTGCACCAAGTTTAAAAAAACGACAGGAGGGGTCTGccag GGAGATTCTGGAGGACCACTCATCTGCAACACGAAACCCCAGGGTTTAACAGCATACACCTTACAAAAGGACTGTAGTAATCCCAAGTACCCTCATGTCTTCACCAAAATCCACTTCTTTCTTCCCTGGATTAAAAAAATTATGAAAGTATAG
- the rabl3 gene encoding rab-like protein 3: MASLDRVKVLVLGDSGVGKSSLVHLLCQNQVLGNPSWTVGCSVDVRVQDYKEGTPDEKTYYIELWDVGGSVGSASSVKSTRAVFYNSVNGIILVHDLTNKKSSQNVYRWSLEALNKDSSPTGVIVSNGDYDREQFAENPVPLLLIGTKFDQIPENKRNEVLTRTAFLSEDFNAEEINLDCTNPRYLAAGTSNAVKLSRFFDKVIEKRYFTRDPSQMTAFTDRKRFNFKSLHYD; encoded by the exons ATGGCTTCTCTTGACAGGGTAAAGGTGTTAGTTTTAGGAGATTCCG GAGTGGGAAAGTCTTCCTTGGTACATCTTTTATGTCAGAATCAAGTTTTGGGAAATCCATCATGGACTGTTGGGTGCTCTGTGGATGTACGG GTTCAGGATTATAAGGAAGGAACCCCAGATGAGAAGACCTACTACATTGAACTCTGGGATGTTGGAGGTTCTGTTGGCAGTGCCAGTAGTGTGAAAAGCACCAGGGCAGTGTTTTACAATTCGGTTAATG GAATTATTTTGGTTCATGATCTGACAAATAAGAAATCCTCTCAGAATGTTTACCGTTGGTCACTAGAAGCTCTGAATAAAGACTCCTCGCCAACAGGAGTCATTGTCTCCAATGG cgaCTATGATAGAGAGCAGTTTGCTGAGAATCCTGTGCCTTTGCTGTTGATTGGCACCAAGTTTGACCAGATCCCAGAGAATAAACGCAATGAGGTCCTCACCCGAACAGCCTTTCTCTCCGAAGACTTCAACGCAGAGGAGATCAATCTC gaCTGCACCAACCCGAGGTACCTTGCTGCAGGCACGTCAAATGCAGTAAAGCTTAGCAGGTTCTTTGACAAG GTAATAGAGAAGAGATATTTTACAAGAGATCCAAGTCAG ATGACAGCCTTCACAGATAGAAAGCGGTTCAACTTTAAAAGTTTACACTATGACTGA